From the genome of Delphinus delphis chromosome 8, mDelDel1.2, whole genome shotgun sequence, one region includes:
- the SDHD gene encoding succinate dehydrogenase [ubiquinone] cytochrome b small subunit, mitochondrial isoform X4, with amino-acid sequence MATLWRLSVLCGAGGGRALFLRTPVVRPAHVSAFLQDRSTPGWCGIQHIHLSPSHHWALDKLLLTMFEGLRCRKLPRQAFWCSRRSPLLGFVISTIMMWASAKLWLCCGSSDPLDLTP; translated from the exons ATGGCGACTCTCTGGAGGCTGAGTGTCCTCTGCGGTGCCGGAGGTGGGCGAG CTCTCTTCCTCCGAACCCCAGTGGTCAGACCGGCTCATGTCTCAGCATTTCTCCAGGACCGATCAACCCCAGGATGGTGTGGAATACAGCACATTCACCTGTCACCCAGCCACCATT gggcATTGGACAAGTTGTTACTGACTATGTTCGAGGGGCTGCGTTGCAGAAAGCTGCCAAGGCAGGCTTTTTGGTGCTCTCGGCGTTCACCTTTGCTGGGCTTTGTTATTTCAACTATCATGATGTGGGCATCTGCAAAGCTGTGGCTATGCTGTGGAAGCTCTGACCCTTTAGACTTAACACCTTGA
- the SDHD gene encoding succinate dehydrogenase [ubiquinone] cytochrome b small subunit, mitochondrial isoform X2, which produces MATLWRLSVLCGAGALFLRTPVVRPAHVSAFLQDRSTPGWCGIQHIHLSPSHHSGSKAASLHWTGERVVSVLLLGLIPAAYLNPCSAVDYSLAAALTLHSHWGIGQVVTDYVRGAALQKAAKAGFLVLSAFTFAGLCYFNYHDVGICKAVAMLWKL; this is translated from the exons ATGGCGACTCTCTGGAGGCTGAGTGTCCTCTGCGGTGCCGGAG CTCTCTTCCTCCGAACCCCAGTGGTCAGACCGGCTCATGTCTCAGCATTTCTCCAGGACCGATCAACCCCAGGATGGTGTGGAATACAGCACATTCACCTGTCACCCAGCCACCATT CTGGTTCCAAGGCTGCGTCTCTCCACTGGACTGGTGAGAGGGTTGTCAGTGTTTTGCTCCTGGGCCTAATTCCAGCTGCTTATTTGAATCCTTGCTCTGCGGTGGACTACTCTCTGGCTGCAGCCCTCACTCTTCATAGTCACTG gggcATTGGACAAGTTGTTACTGACTATGTTCGAGGGGCTGCGTTGCAGAAAGCTGCCAAGGCAGGCTTTTTGGTGCTCTCGGCGTTCACCTTTGCTGGGCTTTGTTATTTCAACTATCATGATGTGGGCATCTGCAAAGCTGTGGCTATGCTGTGGAAGCTCTGA
- the SDHD gene encoding succinate dehydrogenase [ubiquinone] cytochrome b small subunit, mitochondrial isoform X1: protein MATLWRLSVLCGAGGGRALFLRTPVVRPAHVSAFLQDRSTPGWCGIQHIHLSPSHHSGSKAASLHWTGERVVSVLLLGLIPAAYLNPCSAVDYSLAAALTLHSHWGIGQVVTDYVRGAALQKAAKAGFLVLSAFTFAGLCYFNYHDVGICKAVAMLWKL, encoded by the exons ATGGCGACTCTCTGGAGGCTGAGTGTCCTCTGCGGTGCCGGAGGTGGGCGAG CTCTCTTCCTCCGAACCCCAGTGGTCAGACCGGCTCATGTCTCAGCATTTCTCCAGGACCGATCAACCCCAGGATGGTGTGGAATACAGCACATTCACCTGTCACCCAGCCACCATT CTGGTTCCAAGGCTGCGTCTCTCCACTGGACTGGTGAGAGGGTTGTCAGTGTTTTGCTCCTGGGCCTAATTCCAGCTGCTTATTTGAATCCTTGCTCTGCGGTGGACTACTCTCTGGCTGCAGCCCTCACTCTTCATAGTCACTG gggcATTGGACAAGTTGTTACTGACTATGTTCGAGGGGCTGCGTTGCAGAAAGCTGCCAAGGCAGGCTTTTTGGTGCTCTCGGCGTTCACCTTTGCTGGGCTTTGTTATTTCAACTATCATGATGTGGGCATCTGCAAAGCTGTGGCTATGCTGTGGAAGCTCTGA
- the SDHD gene encoding succinate dehydrogenase [ubiquinone] cytochrome b small subunit, mitochondrial isoform X3 yields MRIRLLGALFLRTPVVRPAHVSAFLQDRSTPGWCGIQHIHLSPSHHSGSKAASLHWTGERVVSVLLLGLIPAAYLNPCSAVDYSLAAALTLHSHWGIGQVVTDYVRGAALQKAAKAGFLVLSAFTFAGLCYFNYHDVGICKAVAMLWKL; encoded by the exons ATGAGGATTCGTCTGCTGGGCG CTCTCTTCCTCCGAACCCCAGTGGTCAGACCGGCTCATGTCTCAGCATTTCTCCAGGACCGATCAACCCCAGGATGGTGTGGAATACAGCACATTCACCTGTCACCCAGCCACCATT CTGGTTCCAAGGCTGCGTCTCTCCACTGGACTGGTGAGAGGGTTGTCAGTGTTTTGCTCCTGGGCCTAATTCCAGCTGCTTATTTGAATCCTTGCTCTGCGGTGGACTACTCTCTGGCTGCAGCCCTCACTCTTCATAGTCACTG gggcATTGGACAAGTTGTTACTGACTATGTTCGAGGGGCTGCGTTGCAGAAAGCTGCCAAGGCAGGCTTTTTGGTGCTCTCGGCGTTCACCTTTGCTGGGCTTTGTTATTTCAACTATCATGATGTGGGCATCTGCAAAGCTGTGGCTATGCTGTGGAAGCTCTGA
- the TIMM8B gene encoding mitochondrial import inner membrane translocase subunit Tim8 B: MAELGEADEAELQRLVAAEQQKAQFTAQVHHFMELCWDKCVEKPGNRLDSRTENCLSSCVDRFIDTTLAITSRFAQIVQKGGQ; encoded by the exons ATGGCGGAGCTGGGTGAGGCGGATGAAGCGGAGTTGCAGCGCCTGGTGGCGGCGGAACAGCAGAAGGCGCAGTTCACTGCACAG gtGCATCACTTCATGGAGTTATGTTGGGATAAATGTGTGGAGAAGCCAGGGAATCGCCTAGACTCTCGCACAGAAAATTGTCTCTCTAGCTGTGTGGACCGCTTCATTGACACTACTCTTGCTATCACCAGTCGGTTTGCCCAGATTGTACAGAAAGGAGGGCAGTAG
- the NKAPD1 gene encoding uncharacterized protein NKAPD1 isoform X2, with protein sequence MSRVPLGKVLLRNVIRHTDAHNKIQEESDMWKIRELEKQMEDAYRGAKRKMLPSSSSRMRSDGFDEESQRDYWRPKNEISGALDDDFLKAKSWNKKLHDYEANMPDRWGHSGYKELYPEEFETDSDQQDITNGKKTSPQVKSSTHESHKHKKSKKSHKKKQKKKSHKKQKKSKKEATDITADSSSEFSEETGASSTRKRKQPHKRKKKSRKKSLKKSALFLEAECNTSQSDDSASSSSEESEERDTKKTKRKKRDKKAHIPVVNSEIQERTNKRTNWKVATDERSAESSEDD encoded by the exons attcaGGAGGAATCAGATATGTGGAAAATAAGAGAACTGGAGAAACAGATGGAAGATGCGTACCGGGGGGCGAAAAGGAAAATGTTACCCAGCAGTTCAAG CCGGATGCGTAGTGATGGTTTTGATGAAGAAAGTCAAAGAGACTATTGGAGGCCAAAGAATGAAATTTCTGGGGCACTGGATGATGATTTTCTTAAGGCTAAATCCTGGAACAAGAAGTTACATGATTATGAAGCTAACATGCCAGACAG atggggtcACAGTGGATATAAAGAGTTATACCCTGAAGAATTCGAAACAGACAG TGATCAGCAGGATATTACCAATGGGAAGAAAACATCTCCCCAGGTAAAATCATCTACCcatgaatctcacaaacacaaGAAGTCAAAGAAATCCcacaaaaaaaagcagaaaaaaaagtcacacaaaaaacagaagaaaagcaaaaaggaagcCACAGATATAACAGCAGATTCCTCAAGTGAGTTCTCAGAAGAAACTGGGGCTTCTAGtaccaggaaaaggaaacaacCACATAAGCGCAAGAAAAAATCCAGGAAAAAATCTCTCAAGAAATCTGCTTTATTCTTAGAGGCAGAGTGTAACACTTCCCAGTCAGATGATTCTGCATCCAGCAGTTCTGAGGAAAGTGAGGAAAGAGACACtaagaaaaccaaaaggaaaaagagagataaaaaagCCCACATCCCTGTAGTTAACAGTGAAATACAGGAGAGGACAAACAAACGCACAAATTGGAAAGTGGCTACAGATGAAAGGTCTGCTGAGAGTTCAGAGGATGactaa
- the NKAPD1 gene encoding uncharacterized protein NKAPD1 isoform X1 has translation MSRVPLGKVLLRNVIRHTDAHNKIQEESDMWKIRELEKQMEDAYRGAKRKMLPSSSSRMRSDGFDEESQRDYWRPKNEISGALDDDFLKAKSWNKKLHDYEANMPDRWGHSGYKELYPEEFETDSSDQQDITNGKKTSPQVKSSTHESHKHKKSKKSHKKKQKKKSHKKQKKSKKEATDITADSSSEFSEETGASSTRKRKQPHKRKKKSRKKSLKKSALFLEAECNTSQSDDSASSSSEESEERDTKKTKRKKRDKKAHIPVVNSEIQERTNKRTNWKVATDERSAESSEDD, from the exons attcaGGAGGAATCAGATATGTGGAAAATAAGAGAACTGGAGAAACAGATGGAAGATGCGTACCGGGGGGCGAAAAGGAAAATGTTACCCAGCAGTTCAAG CCGGATGCGTAGTGATGGTTTTGATGAAGAAAGTCAAAGAGACTATTGGAGGCCAAAGAATGAAATTTCTGGGGCACTGGATGATGATTTTCTTAAGGCTAAATCCTGGAACAAGAAGTTACATGATTATGAAGCTAACATGCCAGACAG atggggtcACAGTGGATATAAAGAGTTATACCCTGAAGAATTCGAAACAGACAG taGTGATCAGCAGGATATTACCAATGGGAAGAAAACATCTCCCCAGGTAAAATCATCTACCcatgaatctcacaaacacaaGAAGTCAAAGAAATCCcacaaaaaaaagcagaaaaaaaagtcacacaaaaaacagaagaaaagcaaaaaggaagcCACAGATATAACAGCAGATTCCTCAAGTGAGTTCTCAGAAGAAACTGGGGCTTCTAGtaccaggaaaaggaaacaacCACATAAGCGCAAGAAAAAATCCAGGAAAAAATCTCTCAAGAAATCTGCTTTATTCTTAGAGGCAGAGTGTAACACTTCCCAGTCAGATGATTCTGCATCCAGCAGTTCTGAGGAAAGTGAGGAAAGAGACACtaagaaaaccaaaaggaaaaagagagataaaaaagCCCACATCCCTGTAGTTAACAGTGAAATACAGGAGAGGACAAACAAACGCACAAATTGGAAAGTGGCTACAGATGAAAGGTCTGCTGAGAGTTCAGAGGATGactaa